The following is a genomic window from Pseudomonas sp. FP2335.
CAATTCAACCCATACACCCCTTCACAGCGTCGACAGCGTTGGCCTTCAGCCCCCCGAAACCGCTCCTCGTGGGCCGCACGTCCAGCCCGGCTTGCGCGGGTGGCAGGCATTGTTGCTGGGACCTGCTGCGCTTGCTGCGCGAGGCAAGGGCGGTTTGTTTTGGCTCGGCTTCGCCGTTGAACTCGCAGCGCTAGCGGCACTGGCCCAGGGCATTGCCAGTTCATCATGGCTGGCGATTCTGGCGGCGGTGATGGTGTTCGCGGCCAGTCGTTTCACAGCGCTCTCGTTGAGCCGCCAGCCTGTGCTGCGCAACGTATCGGGTTGGGGGCTGCCTTTGGCTGTGCTGGTGGTCAGTCAGGCACTGGTGATCTGGCGCGTCGTCACACCTGACGCCACTGGTGTGTTGCTGCAGTTCCCGGCCAATCGCCAGGCCTTGCTGCTGGCGGCACAGAGCATTGATGAATTCATTGGCTGGTCGCAGGTGACGTTCGAGGGTGCATTCGTCGGCGTGATCGTTGCCGTTCGCACCGTCATCGAAGGCATTGAAAACCTCCTAGGTTGGTTGCCATGGCCGGTTTCGGCACTGGCGCTGGTGTTTCTGGCGTGGCGTTCAGCTGGCTTGCCGCTGGCACTGACCAGCAGCGCAGCCTTGTTGTACATCGGCCTGTTTGGCTTTTGGGAGCGAACCATTGCCACGCTGGCGCTGGTCGGTTCTTCGGTACTGATTGCCCTGGTCATTGGCGTACCCACCGGCATCCTGCTGGCGAAGCGTCCGCTTTTACGGCGGGTGATTACGCCCCTGCTGGACGTCATGCAGACCCTGCCGACGTTTGTGTACCTGATTCCTGCCGTGGCGTTCTTTTCTGTCGGCAAGACCCCCGCCGTGATCGCGACCGTGATTTTCGCCCTGGCGCCGATGATTCGTCTGACGTCGCTGGGTATCCAGGAAGTTGCGAAGGATGCTGTCGAAGCGGCGGTGGCACACGGTGCCAGTCCTTGGCAGACCCTGATCAAGGTGCAACTGCCCTTGGCTCGCCGCTCGCTGTTATTGGGGATCAACCAGACCATCGTCATGAGCTTGTCGATGGTGGTGGTCGCTGCCCTGATCGGCGCCGGCGGCCTGGGTTATGACGTGATGACGGCGCTGCGCAACATCAAGGGCGGCGAAGGCGTGCTCGCCGGCGTGGCGATCGTCCTGTGTGCACTGATCCCTGACCGAATCATTCAATCGAGCTTGCGCAAGCAAGACCACCGGCACAACTAACTGAGAGATTTATCGTGAAGACACATCTGTCGCGTACCTTCGGTGCGGCCGCATTGCTGGCATCCTTGATTCTCCCGGCCACCGTCTTCGCCAAGGACAAAATTGTCATTGGCGAGCAGAACTGGACGGGGGCTATCGCCATTCAACACATCCTTGGTGAGGTAATCAAAAGCCGACTGGATGGCGATGTGTCGTATCTGGCCGGGGATGTCGCGGTGTTGTTCAGCGCAGCCGCCAAAGGCGACGGTTCGGTCGACGTACTGACCGATATCTGGCTGCCTAACCAGTCGGCAGCCTGGGCTAAATACGTCACGGGCGGCACCCGGTCCTTGGTGCCGAACACTCATCCGTATGCGGGCGAACAAGGGTTTTACATTCCCGGTTATTTGCAGGACAAGTACGGGGTCAAATCCATCTACGACCTGAAAAAACCTGAAGTGGCCAAGCTCTTTGAGCCACTGGGCGGCGGTAAGGCTGAGTTGCTGGTGGGGCCGGCGGGCTGGGAGTCGACTTACATCGGCCAGATCAAGGCCAAGGATTACGGGTTTGCCGATAAATTCGAGTCGGTGTCCACCGAAGCCTCGGTGACCTACGCCAAACTCGCCTCGGCTTACAAGGCGCAACGTGGCGTGGTGTTCTATGCCTACACCCCGGACTGGATCTTTTCGGCCTTTGACCTGCGTCGCCTGGAAGAGCCGGCATTCGACGGTTACGCCCAGGACAACAAAAAAGATGACCCGCTTTACAAGGCTGATGGTTGCTGGAAATTCATCAGTCCGACCGTCGACCCGGACTGGCTGAACAAGAGTCAGATCACCTGCGCCTTCCCGGATGCCAAGGTACATATCCTGGCGTCCGCTGCCTTGCAGAAACGCGCACCGAAAATTGCCGAGTTCCTGCGTAATGTCGCGATCGAACCTGCGCAACTCAATGAGCTGATCCTGAAGATCGAAAAGGAAAAACAGCCAGCGGACGTCGCGGCCAAGGCGTGGGTACAGGCGAACAGTGCCACGGTTGATCAATGGCTCGCCGCCTCGGCGCCGAAAGTGAGCGCGATCCAATGAGCCAGGCGTCCTTGCGTTTGCTCGATGGTGGCATGGGCCGCGAATTGCAGCGTATCGGGGCACCGTTTCGCCAGCCGGAATGGTCGGCCCTCGCGTTGATCGAGGCGCCTGACTATGTGCTGCAGGCTCATCAGGCATTTATTGAGGCCGGTGCGCGAATCATCACCACTAACAGCTACGCGGTGGTGCCGTTTCACATCGGTGATGAGCGCTTTGCCGAGCAGGGCCGTGCGCTGGCCGAGCGGGCCGGACGCCTGGCTCGTCAGGCGGCGGCCGGCAGCACCGAACCGGTCATGGTGGCCGGATCGTTGCCGCCGGCGCTAGGGTCTTATCGACCTGACTTGTTTGATCATCAACGTTCGGTCGTGATCCATCGCGAGCTCATCGCCGGATTGCAGGCGCACGTTGATGTGTGGCTGGCGGAAACCCAGAGTTCCATCGCTGAAGTCCGGGCAGTCGTCGAGGCGCTTGGCGCAGAATCGAAACCGCTTTGGCTGTCGTTCACGCTGCTTGATGAAGCCGGCGAGCCACCGCGATTGCGTTCCTCGGAGTCAGTCGCCCAGGCGGTACACGTAGCGGTCGAATTGGGGGCTAGGGCGGTGCTGTTCAATTGCAGCCAGCCGGAAGTCATGGCAGCGGCGCTGGCGGTGGCCGGGGATGTCCTTCTGCGCCTCGATCAAAGCATCGAGCTGGGGGTTTACGCAAACGCGTTTCCGCCTGTCAGCACAGAGGCAAAGGCCAACAGCACGCTGCTGGAGATTCGCCGCGACCTGGGCCCTGAATCCTACCTGCACTGGTCCAGAACCTGGGTAGCGGCGGGTGCCAGTATTGTCGGTGGATGCTGCGGTATCGGGCCTGAACATATTGCGCAGTTGCATGCGCATCTGCTGCCAAACGAAGCGGTGGTCAGCGCATGACTGATTTTCGCCAAGACGTGATTGTTGAGCAGGCGACGTTCGGTGCCGGCTGTTTTTGGGGGGGCTGAAGCGGCATTCAGATCGTTGCCGGGCGCATTTTGGACGTGCTTGCCGCCAATCCGCACACGCCAGCGGTGCTGAAAGTCAATGGCGGCGCGACGTTCTTCGGGCCTGACCTGTTGCAATCGGCCTAGTGGATCTGGCTGTTTGAAGAGGGCGCTTACTTCCAGGTGCAGGGGGGAACTTCGGGACGTGCGGCCGGTGTGCCGGGGCAGCAGGGGCGCACACTGCTTGATCCGGCGCAACCGAGCGGATTCTAAATCGTCACAATCGACGCTCTACAATCCGGGCCGGTTTGAAGTGTCTGGCTAATGGAAGTGGAGTGTCATGGGCGTCTGCACAAGGATTTGCTGTGCGTTTGGCTGGATGTTGTACGTCGGCACTCCCGCGCTTGCCGAGGAACAGGTGCCGCGCGCGACCTGATGGGGGTTTACCAGCAGGCCGTACTCAACGATGCAAGACTGTCCGCCGCCCGCCACGCTTTCGGTGCGCAGCGCGAGGCGGTTGCGCAGGCGTTGGCGGGGCTGCTGCCCACCCTCAGCGCGGGCGCCACGGTGGAAGCGGTGCGGCTGTGGTGCGGCAATGAACGTTTCCAGCAGCCTTGTTTGACCACTGTCTAACCGGCCGGCACGGTAGATGTACTTCTGACCCGTGCAAACCCAATTGTGCGCCTTGGATGAAAACAGTCAGTTTCGGACATATCTGAGTGCCTCGCATTGCTCTAAAGTTTTTTGCTCATTCAGACATCCGGGCGCATATGAATCTCTGGTTTCGGCTTTTATTCCTGCTTTTTCGTAGACCTTGGCGTAGACCTGTCGATGGGTTGGCAACCACCGTAACCCGCCTGCGGGTCTGGCCTCTGGATCTGGACTTCAATCGCCACGTTACCAACGGTCGATACTTCACGCTGGCCGATGTGGCCCGAATGGACTATGTGCTGCGCAGCGGTGCATTTCGGGTCGCGTTGCGTGCCAAGGCGTTGCCTATCGTTGGAGACACCTGGGGTAAGTTTCGCCGTGAACTGAAGCTTTTCGAGTCTTTCGAAATCCATACGAGGATGCTTGGCTGGGACGCGAAGTGGAGCTACCTCGAGCATCGATTTATCAGTCGCAAACGCGTGGTTGCCGTTGTCGTGATGCGCGGTCTGTTTCGCTCGGCAGAAGGCACCATTTCACCTTCTGCCTTCTGCCGCGAATTGGGGTTGCCAGAGGATTCGCCAGGCATGCCGCAATGGCTTACGGATTGGTCGAAAGCCTGTGATGACATGCGCCAACAACTGCGAAACGAAGAGCCATTGTGACGTTTGTAAAACGCTTTTCGCCTTTTATGCGCCCGTGTCGGCAGTCACCGGGTGAAGGGCAGGTAACAACTCCATGACGTCACAGAACAGATTGCGCTGTTGCCAGTCGCTGCGGTCGCCAACCACATACAGGCGGCGCTTGGCTCGGGTCACGGCAACGTTGAGCAGGTTGGGTTGTGAGACGGCCCAATTGCGTGCGCCGCCGTTTTCACTGTTACCGCCCAGTACCAGGATGACCACCGCAGCTTCCTTGCCTTGCATGGTGTGAATGGTGCCGTGCACACGCTTGCCGAGATCGCGGTCCTTGAGTTGATTACGGACATCCTGGAAAGGGGTGATGACTGCAATGCTGCCGGGCGGCACGCCGTCGGCCTCGAGCACGCTGAGCAGGCGATCCAGGGCGTGGCCTTCGTTATCGACCCAGTTGCCTGAAGACGGGCCGCTGGCATGCACCCACCCGGTGAGCAGGCGAGCGGGGGTTTCCTTGGCCGCAGACGGGGCAATGGTGCCGTAGACCATGGCGCCGTCGTAGGCAATACGGTTCGCCAGGTCGAACATCGGACGATCGCAACGACGGTGTACCACCAGTGGCAGGCCGACCCAGCATTTCTGGCCCTGAGGGCCGGCCATTCGGCCCCAGGGTGTGGCGTGGTCGGCCAGGGTCTGTGCGGACTGTCGGTTAGGCAGCCAATGCGCGTCGACGTGATAGCGGGTGCGCATATGTTCGAGCACCGCGTCGGAGACGGTGACGATAGGTTCCAATTGCAGCGGATCGCCGACCAGTACCGCCCGCCGTGCGCGCCACAGGGCGCCGACCGCGGCCTGCGGGGTTGCTTGGCCGGCTTCATCCACCAGCAGCCAGCCAATCTCACTGCAACCCAGGCTGCCGAACGAGCGCGCGAACGACGCGAAGGTACTGCTGAGGACCGGCACCACCATGAACAGCGAAGCCCAAGCCGACCGTATCACGGCCTGGGATACACCACGGTAACGGCCGCCGGTCAGCAGGCTGGTGATGAAGCTCAGGTTATAGCCCAGGCGTGAGGCTTCAATCTGCAAGAATGTGCGGTGTAGCTTCAGCGCTTCGATGAAGACGTTTGCCCGTGCTTGACGCCATCCTTCGAGAATCCAGGGTTCGCGCAGCTCGATGTGTGTGCCCCTGCCCAGTTGGCCTTGCTCCAGCCAGGTCAGCAGATGCTCGGCTTGACCCGCCTGTGCAACGCTGCGGGCCTTGTCTATCTGCAAGGAGGCGTGGCGTATGGCTTCGTCAATGGCCTGTTCGTCGGCCGCCAACTGCTGATTGAGCTGGCCAAGTTGCAGGCGCAGTCGTTCCAGCTGGCGTTGCACGCTGTCGAAGGCATCCTTCGCCAGCATATGGGTGCCAACGAGCACGCGTTGGTGGGCGGTCCAGGTACGGTGTGCCCCCCATAGGCTGAGCAGGTTGACGAGCAGCCCGGGTTTTTTTGCCAGGTGCGCTTCGAGCGCCAGGAGGGCACGTTGCAAGTGTTCGCGGGTGGGGGGGAGCTGCTGTGATTCCAGCGCGGCGTGTTCGCCATCGAGGCTACGCCGTTGAGCCAGTCGTGCCTGGCGCTCATGTTCCTGTTGTTTGACGCGCGCCTTCGCACTGATAACGCCTTGGATTCGCTCCAGAATGTCGTCTGCTTGAGCGCGCAATGAGCGCTCTGCGTCTTTGGCGTCCTGGTACTGTTTGACGGCCGCACGCCAGTGGCTGGCCTTGTCGGCGGATGTGAGCAGCTTCATCTGCTGTGCCTGTTCACTCAACCACTCGCGCATACCCTTGGGCGGTGGTACGTCCTCTGGGCTGGGGGTGTCGGGCGTGGACCCGCCGTTGCCATAGAAAAAACGGTCGACGAACTGTGAACGTTTGGATTTGCTGCCCAGCGCTGCCGAGATCAAGCCCCAGGCCGGCTTGCCGCTGATCAGCTCGCCCAGTTCGCTGAAGTACTCGGCGTCGGGCAGCCAGGAAGGGTCGACTTTGTCGCGCTGAGGCAGTTCGAGGGTAACGTTCTCGACAGCGCCATTGTTGGACGAGGCCACCACCATTTCGAAGCCGAACAAGCGCGGGTCCAGCACGTAAGCGAAGCGCTCCCGACCGCCATCATTGGCTGATTCCCGGCCATTCTTGACGAAGGCGTCCGATGCCTTGCCCAGCGAGGCCAGGACATCGGCGCGCTGGGTCACCACGGCGGCGATCAAGTCGCGCAACAAGGTGGTCTTTCCGGTGCCTGGCGGGCCATTGACGCCCATCACGCCGCTGTCGCTGCTCAGGTTTTGCAGCAGGCTGTTGACCGCCAGTTGCTGGGAGTGCACCAGGCCCAGATGGCGCTCGGCCGGCCAGCAGCCGGCGGCATAACGTGACGGGGCCAAGCGGTCGATCAGCGCCAGGTCCGCGCCGGGCTGATCCAGATGCAGTCGTTGGCTGGCGTCATGCTGGCTCAGATAGCGGGCGAGTGGTTGGCTGTTTTCGCCGCGCGCCAGGGCGTCGGCGACGTCGGCCAGGTCGCTGAGCAGGAAACTGTTGAGCGGATCGTCTTCCTGTTCGGGTTTTTCCGGGTTGATTGGCGCCGAGCGAAAGCGGTGGGTACGTGGTTTATCCCCGAAAAATGCATCGAGGCCCAAGGCTTGGCGTACGCAGGTGGTCAGGCGCTCCAGGTCCGCGGCCAGGACCACGCCGCCGAGCAAACGGCTGGCCTGTTCGCGAAGGGATTGCTGGGCTTCGTCGAAACCGCGGGTCCAATCCTTGCGGTGGATGGCGCAGCCGACGAACCAGGCCTCGCTCGATAGCACCAGGCTGTCGGCCAGCATCATGCCTCGGTCATTGAACTTCAATGCGAACAGCGCCGAAGTGCGCCGTTGCGGCTCCTTGTAGCCCTGGTCAGCACCGAATAGCCGCTCCAGTTGGCGAGCCACATCCAGGTTGTCGTAAAGGTGGGCGTAGAGGGTGTGGCTCCAGGTGCGTTTGGGCGGCAGCCGTTGCCGGCTCAGCGCGTTGGCTGGCATCCACGGCAGGATCTGGGCGTTGGAGGGCACATCCTGGAAATACGGCTGGTAGTCGCTGTCGCGCTTTTTCAGCTTGGGTGCGGCCTGGGGTTGCAGCAACTCGACGGCGTGCCAATAGCGCACGGTGTTTTGCGCAGTCATTTACGTCCTTGAAAACACTCTGGCTTGGAATCCTGATGCGTAGGATAACAGGCACGGTGCGCCGCGAGTGCTAACGCACTAAACCGGCTGCCCCTCCTCATCCGAAGCACTGCAGCAGCGGTCGCGGCCGTTCTGCTTGGCCGCGTAAAGCATCTTGTCCGCCGCCGTGATCAGGCTGGCCGGCGTGACGTGTTGCCCGGTGGGCTGAACGCTGGCGATCCCGGCGCTGGCCGTGACATGGCCGAGTGGGTGGGCGCTGTGCTCGATGCCCATTGCGCGAATGGCCTCGAGGATGTCGCGGGCGACGGTCGCGGCGCCAGGGTTATCGGTGTTCGGCAGCAGCACGGCAAATTCTTCCCCGCCATACCTGACCGCCAGGTCCCCGGGTCGCTTGACCGCTTGCAAGATTGCGGTAGCCACTGCACTCAGACAATCGTCGCCTGCCGCGTGGCCATAGGTATCGTTGTAGCGCTTGAAGTAATCGACATCGAGCATGATCAACGAGAGCGTCGAGCGCTGCCGGATGGCCTGGCGAATCTCGTCCAGCAGCGCGCTGTCCAGGCGTCGACGGTTGCCCAGCCCGGTCAGGCTGTCGGTCAAGGCCATGTCGCGCATGGACTGATGGGCCAGGCGCAGCTCGCCCTCCATTACCATGCGCCGGCGCAGTTGGTTCAACACCACCCGCCCGAACACGGTGAACGCGCCAATCAGGAAGAACAGCACAAAGCCGGTCTTGAACAGATCCCACCGCCACGGCGCGATGATGGACTCGCGGGAAAGCCCCGCTTCAACCACCAACGGATATGCGGCAAGGGCCCTGTAGCCATACAAGCGCTCAGTGTCGTCGACCACCGCCCTGGCCTCGGCGACACCCTCGTTGGACATCGGCAGGTAACGCTTGAAAATCTCGCTCGCGGTCAGGCTCTTGCCCACCACGGCGGCGATGAACGGGCGTCGCACCAGGATGGTCCCGTCACGCAAGGCCAGCACCAGCGCGCCCTTGTCATCGATTTTGAAATCGCCGTAGTAATCGACGAAATAACTGACCTTGATCGTCCCCAGCAATACCCCCGCGAATGAGCCGTCAGGGTTATTCAACCGACGCGAAACCGGGATGATCAAATCCCCCGTGGACTTGCTGTTTACCACCGCGCCGATGCGCACATTGGGATCGGTGTGGGTACGGTGATATTGGAAGTAATCACGGTCGGCATTGTTCGCAGGCTCGGGCAGGACCTCCTTGTCCGTCGCGATCCAGTCACCCTCCGGGCCGTAGATAAACAAGCCATGCAATTGCGGCATCAGCTTGGCCTGCTGCACCAGCAAATTGTGGATGCGCGGCACATCGATATTGTGCAACCCGTCGCCTTCCACCCGTTCACTGAGCGCAGCGGTCAACACATCCACCTGGCGGATGGCATCCTCGGCATGCTGCGCAGTGGCCCGCGCGAGGTTGGTGACGGAGTCGCGTGCCGAGGCGAACGCTGCATGGTAGTCCCGCCAGGTGCGCCAGCCTTCCACGGCCAGGAACGCAAGGATCACCGCGAGCATGAAGCTCACCGTCAGGTGGAATGCGGCTCCGGCGCTGATGGGCGTGGGGCTTGTGGGGCCAGCCAGCTTGGCATCTGGCTGTTTGCGTCCGAGCATGTGCGTGTCCTTGTGGTGCTGCTCTGCAATAACGCAAGACAACAGCTTCAATGGCTAAGCGGTTCAACAATGAGGGGGAATACGGGGGGGGTAACCATTTGCGGCGTGGATGATGATACGTACGCGCATGGCTGGCAACGGTAGCTTAATCCGCGCCGGTTTCGCCCACGGTGGTGGACAGGATCTTGATCACCCAGAAGGACAGCGTCACCTCGGGTACTTTGTTCAGCCAACGGGTTGCTGTGGCATTCATCGGGCTGACCTCTCCTTGACTGCGCGGTGGTTGGCGCAGGGGAGAAGGTACGGCACGAAACTTAGCTGGGACTGAGGGACGCGGTTTTTTTCAGGACATGGGCCAAGCCCACGGTGGTGAGGTGCACCACGCTGCCGTTGGGCGGCGCCTGCAGGCCGGAGCTGCGCACCAGGATTGACTGGCCGGGCGCGAACTCATTGGCGGGCAGCGTCACGGTCAGCGTGCAGGTATTGCCGCCGAATTCGCGTTCAGTCACCACGCCACGGCAGCCGCTATCGTGACTGGCGCTCAGTTGCAGTTGTTCCGGGCGCAGCATGATCCGCGAGGTTTCGTGGTCGAGCTTGCTGTCGACTGGCACGCGGCCCAGGCCGCAGTGGGCCCAGCCGGCTTCGATCCTTGCGGGCATGACGACGGCTTCGCCGAGAAACAACGCGGTCTGCTCGTCGACGGGGTATTGGTACAGGTCCATCGGATGGCCCGATTGCACCAGGCGGCCCTGGCGCATCACTGCCAGTTGATCGGCGAACGATAGCGCCTCGCTTTGATCGTGGGTCACCAGGATCGTGGTGATACCCGCGTCGCTCAGCAGCCGCGCAACCATCTTGCGCATCGCCGAGCGCAGCCCGGTGTCCAGGGCCGAGAACGGTTCATCCAGCAACATCAGCCGGGGTTGTTGCGCCAGGGCGCGGGCCAGCGCCACGCGCTGTTGCTGGCCGCCGGATAGTTCGTGGGGCCAGCGCCGCGCCATGTTGGCGTCGAGGGCCACGCTGTCCATCAATTCGGCGATGCGTGTGTGGCGCGCTTGGCCCTGGGTGGCCAGGCCGAAGCCGATGTTGTCGGCCACCGTCATGTGCGGGAACAGTGCGCCGTCCTGCGGTACATAGCCGATCTGGCGCTGATGGGCCGGCACGGCGTGGGTGCTGTCGACCAGCGGTTGGCCGTCGAGGGTGAGGCTGCCGGAGTCGGGAAATTCAAAGCCGGCGATCATGCGCAACAAGGTGGTCTTGCCCGAGCCGGACGGCCCGACAATCACGGTGCGGCTGCCGGTGGGCACCGACAGGCTGACATCCGCCAGGGCACGCTGGGTGCCAAAGGATTTGCAGAGTGCGTTCAGTTCGAGGGCGTTCATCGGCCTGCCGTGCGTTTGGATTGGTGGTAGAGAAGGCCGGTCAACGGCAGTGACAACAGGATCATGATCAGCGCGTAAGGGGCTGCTGCTGCGTAGTCGATCTCACTGGTCATCGCCCAGAAACCGGTGGCCAGGGTGCGGGTGCCGTTGGGCGCCAGCAGCAGGGTGGCAGTCAGCTCGTTGGTGATCGCCAGGAACACCAGCGCCGCACCCGCCGCAGCGGACGGTGCGGCCAGGCGCATGGTGATCAGCCACAACGCGCGGCCCGGCGAACGGCCGAGGCTGCGCGCCATGTTTTCCAGCTCCACCGGCGCCTGGGCGATACCGGCACGCAGGCTCACCAGGGCCCGTGGCAGGAACATCAACAAGTAGGCGAGCAGCACCGTAATGGTGGTCTGGTAGATCGGCCGGGCGAAGTGGATGGTCACGGTGACCAGCGCCAGCGCAACGACGATGCCGGGCAGCGAACTGGTGATGTAGTTGCAGCCTTCCAGGAGGCGTTGCAAGCGCCCCGGTGCGCGAATCGACAGCCAGGCGATCGGCACCGCCGCGCAGGTGGTCAACAGTGCGCCAGCAACGCCCAGTTGCACGGTTTGCAGGAGTGCCGGCAGCAGCTCGTCGAACTGCCAGACCTGCGCGCCACCGGCGACCAGCCACTGGCCCAGGGTGATCAGCGGCACGCCAAGGGCCAACGCGCAGGTCACGCCTTGCAGGGTCAGGGCGAGCAGGGTGGTGCTCGTGCTCAGTTGCACGGTGCGTTGTTCGCGGGCGCTGCCGGAGCCGACCCGCGCATACCGTGCATGGCCGCGCGCGGCGGATTCGGCGGTGAGCATCGCCAGGCAACACAGGGCCAGCACCGCCGCGAGCATATTGGCGGCCGGGCCATTAAAGGTGGATTTGAATTGATCGAAAATCGCCGTGGTGAAGGTATCAAAGCGAATCATCGCGTACAGGCCGTATTCGGCCAGCAGGTGCAGGCCCACCAGCAGCGCACCGCCGCAGATCGCCAGGCGCAGCTGTGGCAAGACCACGCGCCAGAACACCGCCCAGGGCTTGAGGCCCAGGGATTCGGCCACGTCTTCGATGGCCGGGTCCAACCGGCGCAGGGTCGCCGCCACCGGCAGGTACAGAAATGGGAAATAGGCAATCACCGACACCAGCACACCGGCCGGCAAGCCGTGGATCGACGGCACCAGGCTGACCCACGCGTAACTGTGCACAAACGCCGGCACCGCCAGCGGCGCAACCGCCAGCAGCGACCAGGCGCGGCGGCCGGGCAGGTTGGTGCGTTCGGTCAACCACGCCAGGGCCACGCCGAGCGCAATGCACAGGGGCAGGGTGAACATCACCAGCAGCACGGTGTTGACCAGCAACTCGCCGACCCGTGGCCGCCACACCAACGCCTCGATCTGCGCCCAGCCGATCTGCCAGGACACCCCGATCACAAACGCAATCGGCAACAGCGCCAGCAGCGAAACCAGCACCGACAGGCCGGTGACCCACGTACCCCCACAGCCTCTGAACAGGCCGTGGGTGCGTTTGTGTGGCATCGCGTGGGCAATGCCGGGGAGGGACGTTTCAGGCAACAATCAGAGCAGTCCGGCTTGGGTCATCAGCTCAACCGCTTTTTTGCTGTTGAGCTTGGAGGCGTCGACTTTCGGCGCGTCCAGTTGCGCCAGCGGCACCAGCTTGGGGTTGGATTGCGCGTTCTGGCCAACGGCGTATTCGAACGAGTTGCCGTCTTTCAAGATCGCCTGGCCATCTTTGCCAGTGATCCACTTCACGAAGGCCTGGGCCTGTTCCTGGTGTTTGCTGGAGGCCAATACACCGGCGCCGGAAATACTCACGAATGCGCCCGGGTCTTGGTGCTTGAAGTAGTGCAACTGGGTGTTCTTGCTGTTTTCGCCGGTCTTGGATTGGTCGACGAAGCTGTAGTAGTGATAAATCACGCCGCTGTCGATCTGGCCTGCGTTGACAGCCTTGAGCACCGCGCTGTTGCCACGGTAGATGGCCGCGTTGGCTTTCATCGCCTTGAGCCAATCGAGGGTCGCGGCTTCGCCCTTGAGTTCCAGCACAGCGGCGACGATGGCCTGGAAGTCGGCCCCGGCCGGGGACGCGGCCCAGCGGCCTTTCCAGCTTGGTGATGCGAGGTCCAGCAGGGATTTCGGCAAGTCGCCGGCGTTGAGCTTGCTTGGGTTGTACACAAACACCGTCGAACGCGCGGCAATGCCAATCCACTTGCCATGGGCCGGACGGTAAGCGGCGTCTACCTGCTCCAGGGTGGTCGGTGCCACCGGCGCGAACAGCCCGGCGTTGTCCACCAGCACCATGGCTGGCGAGTTCTCGGTGAGAAACACATCGGCCGGAGAGGCGGCGCCT
Proteins encoded in this region:
- a CDS encoding sensor domain-containing diguanylate cyclase, translating into MLGRKQPDAKLAGPTSPTPISAGAAFHLTVSFMLAVILAFLAVEGWRTWRDYHAAFASARDSVTNLARATAQHAEDAIRQVDVLTAALSERVEGDGLHNIDVPRIHNLLVQQAKLMPQLHGLFIYGPEGDWIATDKEVLPEPANNADRDYFQYHRTHTDPNVRIGAVVNSKSTGDLIIPVSRRLNNPDGSFAGVLLGTIKVSYFVDYYGDFKIDDKGALVLALRDGTILVRRPFIAAVVGKSLTASEIFKRYLPMSNEGVAEARAVVDDTERLYGYRALAAYPLVVEAGLSRESIIAPWRWDLFKTGFVLFFLIGAFTVFGRVVLNQLRRRMVMEGELRLAHQSMRDMALTDSLTGLGNRRRLDSALLDEIRQAIRQRSTLSLIMLDVDYFKRYNDTYGHAAGDDCLSAVATAILQAVKRPGDLAVRYGGEEFAVLLPNTDNPGAATVARDILEAIRAMGIEHSAHPLGHVTASAGIASVQPTGQHVTPASLITAADKMLYAAKQNGRDRCCSASDEEGQPV
- a CDS encoding ABC transporter ATP-binding protein gives rise to the protein MNALELNALCKSFGTQRALADVSLSVPTGSRTVIVGPSGSGKTTLLRMIAGFEFPDSGSLTLDGQPLVDSTHAVPAHQRQIGYVPQDGALFPHMTVADNIGFGLATQGQARHTRIAELMDSVALDANMARRWPHELSGGQQQRVALARALAQQPRLMLLDEPFSALDTGLRSAMRKMVARLLSDAGITTILVTHDQSEALSFADQLAVMRQGRLVQSGHPMDLYQYPVDEQTALFLGEAVVMPARIEAGWAHCGLGRVPVDSKLDHETSRIMLRPEQLQLSASHDSGCRGVVTEREFGGNTCTLTVTLPANEFAPGQSILVRSSGLQAPPNGSVVHLTTVGLAHVLKKTASLSPS
- a CDS encoding iron ABC transporter permease, giving the protein MPHKRTHGLFRGCGGTWVTGLSVLVSLLALLPIAFVIGVSWQIGWAQIEALVWRPRVGELLVNTVLLVMFTLPLCIALGVALAWLTERTNLPGRRAWSLLAVAPLAVPAFVHSYAWVSLVPSIHGLPAGVLVSVIAYFPFLYLPVAATLRRLDPAIEDVAESLGLKPWAVFWRVVLPQLRLAICGGALLVGLHLLAEYGLYAMIRFDTFTTAIFDQFKSTFNGPAANMLAAVLALCCLAMLTAESAARGHARYARVGSGSAREQRTVQLSTSTTLLALTLQGVTCALALGVPLITLGQWLVAGGAQVWQFDELLPALLQTVQLGVAGALLTTCAAVPIAWLSIRAPGRLQRLLEGCNYITSSLPGIVVALALVTVTIHFARPIYQTTITVLLAYLLMFLPRALVSLRAGIAQAPVELENMARSLGRSPGRALWLITMRLAAPSAAAGAALVFLAITNELTATLLLAPNGTRTLATGFWAMTSEIDYAAAAPYALIMILLSLPLTGLLYHQSKRTAGR
- a CDS encoding iron ABC transporter substrate-binding protein, which translates into the protein MTSRLPSFIKKALLATALVSAGHVYAADSVGIVVYNAQHESLTKAWVEGFTQETGIPVTIRNGDDTEMGNQIVQEGAASPADVFLTENSPAMVLVDNAGLFAPVAPTTLEQVDAAYRPAHGKWIGIAARSTVFVYNPSKLNAGDLPKSLLDLASPSWKGRWAASPAGADFQAIVAAVLELKGEAATLDWLKAMKANAAIYRGNSAVLKAVNAGQIDSGVIYHYYSFVDQSKTGENSKNTQLHYFKHQDPGAFVSISGAGVLASSKHQEQAQAFVKWITGKDGQAILKDGNSFEYAVGQNAQSNPKLVPLAQLDAPKVDASKLNSKKAVELMTQAGLL